One part of the Rhizobium rhizogenes genome encodes these proteins:
- a CDS encoding MipA/OmpV family protein, whose protein sequence is MALFRAAALSLPLIVLGTHSALGQDAASSDSQWVITLGGSVEYGPSHEGSKHRSFSGLPSFDFRRLGEAPEYSAPDDNIDYGLFDIGGVGIGPVVGVRGGRSAFDDTELQGLHSVHWNLDAGVFTQYWPLEDRLRVRAETRQALWGGDGLLADLYLDWFQPVGDRWLLSAGPRLSLANGTYMHNNFGVSAEEAARSGRVEPFEANGGLKSLGFTVAATYMLTPAWSVQTYVKYSRLMGDAADSPVTSRLGSADQNVIGITLNRSFQIGF, encoded by the coding sequence ATGGCACTCTTTCGGGCGGCGGCGCTGTCATTGCCGTTGATAGTGCTGGGAACTCATTCCGCATTGGGTCAGGATGCAGCCTCTTCCGATAGCCAGTGGGTCATAACGCTTGGCGGGTCCGTCGAATACGGTCCCTCCCATGAAGGGTCGAAGCACCGGTCCTTCAGCGGCCTGCCGTCTTTCGATTTTCGGCGGCTCGGCGAAGCGCCTGAATATAGCGCGCCGGACGATAATATCGACTACGGACTGTTCGATATCGGCGGGGTCGGCATAGGCCCGGTCGTCGGGGTGAGAGGCGGACGATCGGCATTCGATGATACCGAGCTGCAGGGTCTGCATTCGGTGCATTGGAACCTGGACGCCGGCGTCTTCACACAATACTGGCCATTGGAGGATCGCCTGCGCGTACGTGCGGAAACGCGTCAGGCGCTATGGGGCGGAGACGGTCTGCTGGCCGATCTTTATCTCGACTGGTTCCAGCCGGTCGGTGATCGCTGGCTGCTGTCCGCCGGTCCGCGCCTGTCTCTGGCGAATGGAACCTATATGCACAACAATTTCGGGGTTTCCGCCGAGGAAGCCGCCAGAAGCGGTCGTGTCGAGCCATTCGAGGCGAATGGCGGCCTCAAATCTCTCGGTTTCACTGTGGCGGCCACCTATATGCTGACGCCTGCCTGGAGCGTGCAAACCTACGTCAAATATAGCCGCCTGATGGGTGATGCCGCCGACAGCCCCGTTACCTCAAGGCTTGGATCGGCCGATCAGAACGTCATCGGTATCACGCTCAACCGCTCATTCCAGATCGGGTTTTGA
- a CDS encoding EamA family transporter, whose product MTPIRLTWLAVPVLNTLFQIFTKLGAAQLGNTGGMTWLENALTSHWILAAIAVEIICFFIWMTVLAELDLSKAFPLSGISYVLVIATGWFAFGEPIVGFQIVGSGLILAGVWLIAGARQA is encoded by the coding sequence ATGACACCGATCCGCCTGACATGGCTTGCCGTACCCGTCCTCAACACATTGTTCCAGATCTTCACCAAGCTTGGCGCGGCGCAACTCGGCAATACCGGGGGAATGACATGGCTGGAGAATGCGTTGACCTCGCACTGGATTCTGGCGGCCATCGCCGTCGAGATCATCTGCTTCTTCATCTGGATGACGGTTCTCGCCGAACTCGACCTCAGCAAGGCCTTTCCGCTGTCCGGCATCAGCTACGTGCTGGTCATCGCCACAGGCTGGTTTGCCTTCGGCGAACCGATCGTCGGATTTCAAATCGTCGGCAGCGGTCTGATCCTCGCCGGCGTCTGGCTGATCGCCGGCGCCAGGCAAGCGTAG
- a CDS encoding GNAT family N-acetyltransferase: MLQFAHKQSLPGNAKPVAQVYDTIRAIGREAWNACFHGHVEDYDCLLAIEDAGIGDFEWRYLTVTENGKISAAIPAFLCPYPLDTTLEDGVARRLIRRMRRHVSGFLVLRLACLGSPCTETGAIGFHTDVPEERREVLLAELLIAFEALAAREGCGLMGIKDIPAPVAAEFGVLLSKHRYAAIGSLPTAWLDIDFKTIDDYMARLSAGTRKDMRRKLKSLDAVRVEIRTDIGDLLSRVMTLYHDTRNRSEWQFEELTPAYFEGILTHMAGRAFCFLYFVGDTLLAANLIVHDERLAIDKFFCMDAEQGRPYNLYFLSWFTNLRYCLDHGLSRYQSGQAYYENKIRLGSRLTANTMFFRHRNPLLQALLQLVSPFFSQDEEN, from the coding sequence ATGCTGCAGTTCGCCCATAAGCAGTCCTTGCCCGGGAATGCCAAGCCCGTCGCGCAGGTCTACGATACGATCCGCGCTATCGGCCGGGAGGCGTGGAACGCCTGCTTCCACGGCCATGTCGAGGATTATGATTGCCTGCTGGCGATAGAAGATGCCGGCATTGGCGACTTCGAGTGGCGTTACCTGACCGTCACGGAAAATGGAAAAATCAGCGCCGCCATACCGGCATTCCTGTGCCCCTATCCGCTGGATACCACACTCGAAGACGGCGTGGCGCGCCGGCTGATACGCCGCATGAGACGCCATGTTTCGGGCTTTCTCGTTCTGCGGCTCGCCTGTCTTGGTTCACCCTGCACCGAAACCGGCGCGATCGGCTTTCATACCGACGTACCGGAAGAACGCCGCGAGGTTCTGCTGGCGGAATTGCTCATCGCCTTCGAGGCGCTTGCGGCTCGAGAGGGCTGCGGACTGATGGGGATAAAAGATATCCCGGCGCCGGTTGCCGCCGAATTCGGCGTCCTGCTTTCAAAACACCGCTATGCCGCCATCGGCAGCCTGCCAACCGCATGGCTTGATATCGATTTCAAGACAATCGACGACTACATGGCCCGACTGTCGGCAGGTACGCGAAAAGACATGCGGCGCAAACTGAAATCCCTCGATGCCGTCAGGGTGGAAATCAGAACCGATATAGGCGATCTGCTTTCCCGGGTGATGACGCTTTACCACGACACGCGCAATCGCAGCGAATGGCAGTTCGAGGAACTGACCCCAGCCTATTTCGAGGGCATCCTCACCCATATGGCGGGCCGCGCTTTTTGCTTCCTCTATTTCGTCGGCGATACGCTGCTTGCCGCCAATCTGATCGTTCATGACGAGCGGCTCGCAATCGACAAGTTCTTCTGCATGGATGCCGAGCAGGGACGGCCTTACAATCTCTACTTCCTCAGCTGGTTTACCAATCTGCGCTATTGCCTCGATCATGGCCTTTCCCGCTACCAGAGTGGTCAGGCCTATTATGAAAACAAGATTCGGCTTGGCAGCCGGCTGACGGCAAACACCATGTTCTTCCGCCACCGCAATCCGCTGCTGCAGGCATTGTTACAGCTGGTTTCGCCGTTCTTTTCGCAGGATGAGGAGAACTGA
- a CDS encoding carboxylesterase, protein MRSEELSFYLEGTNGKGVLLIHGLTGAPAEMRLVARQLNRRGYSVHAPLLAGHGQDIRTLRRTQWKDWLTSVLQASEFLAERTQHMFAAGICVGGELSLLAARQRPDLIKAVAIYSPCFHYDGWDVPRHYTLLSSHIGWLSRIPFLDRLNFRENGSLGIKDERMRRMVEGMAGEGMLEKFPGKGIVEMYRLGKALRGTLPQILTPTLILHAEEDDLSNPRHALYISEHIGGPHELRWIKDSYHMIHLDRQHRQVAGFTADFFEASHAAVRP, encoded by the coding sequence ATGAGGTCTGAGGAATTGAGTTTCTACCTTGAAGGCACAAATGGAAAAGGCGTGCTGCTGATACACGGCCTGACCGGAGCGCCGGCGGAGATGAGGCTCGTCGCCCGCCAGCTCAATCGCCGGGGCTACAGCGTCCATGCGCCGCTGCTGGCCGGTCACGGGCAGGATATCAGGACATTGCGCCGGACGCAGTGGAAAGACTGGCTGACAAGTGTGTTGCAGGCTTCCGAATTCCTTGCAGAACGAACGCAACACATGTTTGCGGCGGGCATCTGCGTTGGCGGCGAACTGTCACTGCTTGCGGCCCGGCAGCGGCCGGATCTGATCAAGGCTGTCGCCATTTATTCGCCCTGCTTCCATTATGATGGCTGGGATGTTCCCAGGCACTATACGTTGCTGTCATCGCATATCGGCTGGTTGTCCCGCATCCCCTTCCTCGACCGTCTCAACTTCAGGGAAAATGGGTCGCTCGGCATCAAGGACGAGCGGATGCGGCGCATGGTCGAGGGCATGGCTGGCGAGGGCATGCTCGAAAAATTCCCCGGCAAAGGCATCGTCGAAATGTACCGGCTCGGCAAGGCGCTTCGCGGAACCCTGCCGCAGATCCTGACACCGACACTGATCCTGCATGCGGAAGAAGACGATCTGAGCAACCCAAGACACGCCCTCTACATTTCCGAACATATTGGCGGACCGCATGAACTCAGGTGGATCAAGGACAGCTACCATATGATCCATCTCGATCGTCAGCATCGGCAGGTCGCGGGGTTCACGGCCGATTTTTTCGAGGCAAGCCATGCTGCAGTTCGCCCATAA
- a CDS encoding fatty acid desaturase — protein sequence MKIFAHTRWDAAPVLAAVAHLVFDVYLIAGFQSRPLWASLILGCLYALSISWNINSISHNFIHTPYFKPRWMNYAFSLMESVAIGFSQTYYHWVHMRHHSGNSDRPDERGETVDLLSIYRHGRNGEPENVWSYTLKSFFRDSLGDIHKAIAKRHPFDAAWGRFELLAFLGLVAIALIHDWKAVLFFLPFYYAGNCLSSLNGYYEHLHGDPDEPIAWGVSSHKPFYNWLWFGNGYHAEHHYRPRTHWTKLSSLHEQIRDEQERAGTHVISTCHALGFMAPENRSAELRHEV from the coding sequence ATGAAAATCTTTGCTCATACCAGATGGGATGCGGCACCCGTGCTCGCCGCCGTCGCGCATCTCGTGTTCGACGTCTACCTGATCGCCGGCTTTCAGAGCAGGCCGCTCTGGGCGTCATTGATCCTGGGCTGCCTCTATGCCCTATCGATATCCTGGAACATCAACAGCATCTCGCATAATTTCATCCACACCCCCTATTTCAAGCCGCGCTGGATGAATTACGCCTTCAGCCTCATGGAATCGGTGGCGATCGGCTTTTCCCAAACCTATTATCACTGGGTGCATATGCGCCATCACTCCGGCAACAGCGACCGGCCGGACGAGAGGGGCGAAACGGTCGATCTGCTGTCGATCTATCGCCATGGCCGGAACGGCGAGCCGGAAAATGTCTGGTCCTACACGCTGAAGAGCTTCTTCCGCGACAGTCTCGGTGACATCCATAAGGCCATCGCCAAGCGGCATCCTTTCGACGCCGCATGGGGTCGTTTTGAACTTCTGGCGTTCCTCGGCCTGGTGGCGATTGCCCTTATCCATGACTGGAAGGCCGTGCTGTTCTTCCTGCCCTTCTATTATGCCGGCAATTGCCTGTCCTCACTCAACGGCTATTACGAGCATCTTCATGGAGACCCGGACGAACCGATCGCCTGGGGCGTCAGCAGCCACAAGCCCTTCTACAACTGGCTCTGGTTTGGCAATGGCTATCACGCCGAGCATCATTACCGGCCGCGAACCCACTGGACGAAACTTTCGTCCCTGCACGAACAGATCAGGGACGAACAGGAGCGAGCCGGTACGCATGTGATCAGCACCTGTCATGCGCTCGGTTTCATGGCCCCGGAAAACCGGAGCGCGGAGCTTCGGCATGAGGTCTGA
- a CDS encoding permease, translating to MTGSLTVPTLSLILFCVLAETAREVCFKQAASDGPMLTTLAKPLTWLGIAFWAIELLVWTSVLASVPLTIAFPLMALSYVATVGAGAVIFRENINLRHATGVFLVTAGVACVGATGL from the coding sequence ATGACCGGCAGCCTTACCGTGCCCACGCTCTCCCTGATCCTCTTTTGCGTGCTGGCGGAAACGGCGCGCGAGGTCTGCTTCAAGCAGGCCGCCAGCGACGGCCCCATGCTGACGACGCTCGCCAAACCACTGACCTGGCTCGGCATCGCCTTCTGGGCCATCGAACTTCTTGTCTGGACAAGCGTGCTTGCCAGCGTGCCTCTCACCATCGCCTTTCCGCTGATGGCGCTGAGCTATGTGGCGACCGTCGGCGCCGGCGCCGTCATTTTCAGGGAAAATATCAACCTCCGTCACGCGACAGGCGTGTTTCTCGTTACCGCCGGCGTGGCCTGTGTCGGAGCAACCGGACTATGA
- a CDS encoding arginase family protein, whose product MQLLLLHLDDALELQPDFVRACTLAGACHHVDKSSGKAIRLWGRQKMLAELGRDIARSLPPRSKGPQLAFIGSGDFHHVTALLLDAALERYPVSTTLVHFDNHPDWVNFEGGMHCGSWINSALSNANVAKVVTIGVCSSDLRNPERKGANLSWLRQGKLELYPYEHPPSRVKADYGNGASYRQDRGALHWNSISEIGEDNFIDRILSRISTEAVYFTIDKDVLAVDDAVTNWDQGRMRLPYLMALISEIGSRHHVIGADVIGDYSAPYYAGGLTTRLLKQAEIFIDQPRLRQAADVVRNINSAANHALLEVLAETMG is encoded by the coding sequence GTGCAGCTTCTCCTCCTTCATCTCGACGATGCTTTGGAGTTGCAGCCGGACTTCGTGCGCGCCTGTACGCTTGCGGGCGCGTGCCACCATGTCGACAAGTCGAGCGGCAAGGCAATCAGACTGTGGGGCAGGCAGAAGATGCTTGCCGAACTGGGGCGGGACATAGCCAGATCGCTGCCACCGCGCAGCAAAGGACCGCAGCTTGCCTTCATTGGTTCGGGCGATTTCCACCATGTGACCGCCCTGCTGCTGGATGCCGCTCTCGAACGGTACCCGGTTTCCACCACGCTCGTCCATTTCGACAACCACCCCGACTGGGTGAATTTCGAAGGCGGCATGCATTGCGGCTCATGGATCAACAGCGCACTTTCAAATGCCAATGTCGCAAAGGTCGTGACCATTGGGGTCTGCAGCAGCGATCTGCGCAATCCCGAGCGCAAGGGCGCCAACCTGAGCTGGCTGCGACAAGGCAAGCTGGAGCTCTATCCGTACGAACATCCGCCGAGCCGGGTGAAGGCCGATTATGGCAACGGCGCAAGCTACCGTCAGGACAGAGGCGCCTTGCACTGGAATTCCATCTCCGAGATCGGCGAGGACAATTTCATCGACCGGATACTCAGCCGCATCAGCACCGAAGCCGTCTATTTCACCATCGACAAAGACGTGCTCGCCGTCGATGACGCCGTGACCAACTGGGATCAGGGGCGCATGCGGCTGCCCTATCTGATGGCGCTGATCAGCGAAATCGGTAGCCGGCATCACGTCATCGGCGCTGATGTGATCGGCGATTATTCTGCGCCGTATTATGCTGGAGGCCTCACGACCCGCCTGCTCAAGCAGGCTGAAATATTCATCGACCAGCCACGCCTGCGTCAGGCGGCCGATGTGGTGCGAAACATCAACAGCGCTGCAAATCACGCATTGCTGGAAGTTCTAGCGGAAACGATGGGATGA
- a CDS encoding aspartate aminotransferase family protein has product MNIVNAVTFNEKKPLSSPTEAELRLLEETFCSHGDTVHYSAEPKFFEECEGSYVYDSKGTPFLDLQMWYSAVNFGYRNERLNAAVHRQLDRLPQVASQYLHREKVELAAMIAQDAERKFGHKGRVHFNVGGSQAIEDSLKLVRNYTGGKSLMFAFEGGYHGRTLGASAITSSYRYRRRFGHFGERAQFIEFPYHFRGPKGMTKEEYGEHCVRKFARLFESEYNGVWDPKVGSAEYAAFYVEPIQGTGGYVIPPMNFFSGLKKVLDQHGILLVVDEIQMGVYRTGKMWSIEHFGVSPDVLVFGKAITNGLNPLSGVWAREEMINPTVFPPGSTHSTFASNPMGTAVALETMKMLEEEDFGAAIMEKGAYFLDGLKQLQKRHAIVGDVDGLGLALRCEICREDGFTPDKATMDWLCDEGMKGDLRVGDKTYGLVLDVGGYHKNVITLAPNLLITHEEIDLALTLLDQLFTRAVRR; this is encoded by the coding sequence ATGAATATTGTGAACGCTGTAACCTTTAACGAAAAAAAGCCGCTCTCCAGCCCGACCGAAGCCGAGCTACGCCTGCTTGAAGAAACCTTCTGCTCGCATGGCGATACTGTTCATTATTCGGCGGAGCCGAAATTCTTTGAAGAATGTGAGGGGTCCTATGTCTATGACAGCAAGGGAACACCGTTTCTCGATCTGCAGATGTGGTACTCCGCTGTCAACTTCGGCTATCGCAACGAAAGGCTGAATGCTGCCGTCCATCGCCAGCTGGACCGGCTGCCGCAGGTCGCCTCGCAATATCTGCATCGCGAGAAGGTCGAGCTGGCAGCGATGATCGCGCAGGATGCCGAACGCAAGTTCGGCCACAAGGGACGTGTTCATTTCAATGTCGGCGGATCGCAGGCGATCGAGGATTCACTGAAGCTGGTGCGCAACTATACCGGCGGCAAAAGCCTGATGTTCGCCTTTGAGGGCGGCTATCATGGCCGCACGCTGGGCGCGTCGGCAATCACTTCCAGCTACCGTTATCGCCGCCGCTTCGGCCACTTCGGCGAAAGGGCCCAGTTCATCGAGTTTCCTTACCATTTCCGCGGCCCGAAGGGCATGACGAAGGAAGAATATGGCGAACATTGCGTGCGCAAATTCGCCCGCCTGTTCGAAAGCGAATATAACGGCGTCTGGGACCCGAAAGTCGGCAGTGCGGAATATGCCGCCTTCTATGTCGAACCGATCCAGGGCACCGGCGGTTACGTCATTCCGCCGATGAATTTCTTCTCCGGGCTCAAGAAGGTTCTGGACCAGCACGGCATCCTGCTCGTCGTCGATGAAATCCAGATGGGCGTCTATCGAACCGGCAAGATGTGGTCGATCGAACATTTCGGCGTCTCACCTGATGTTCTTGTCTTCGGCAAGGCGATCACCAACGGGCTCAATCCGCTTTCGGGCGTCTGGGCAAGAGAAGAAATGATCAATCCCACGGTCTTCCCGCCCGGCTCCACCCATTCCACCTTCGCCAGCAATCCGATGGGAACGGCCGTCGCGCTTGAGACGATGAAAATGCTGGAGGAAGAGGATTTCGGTGCCGCGATCATGGAAAAAGGCGCCTATTTCCTCGACGGCCTGAAGCAGCTCCAGAAGCGCCATGCGATTGTCGGCGATGTCGACGGGCTCGGATTGGCGCTGAGATGCGAAATCTGCAGGGAAGACGGCTTCACGCCCGACAAGGCAACGATGGACTGGCTCTGCGACGAGGGTATGAAAGGCGATCTCAGGGTCGGCGACAAGACCTATGGCCTCGTTCTCGATGTCGGCGGATACCATAAAAACGTCATCACACTGGCCCCGAACCTCCTGATTACCCATGAGGAGATCGACCTGGCCCTGACACTGCTCGACCAGCTCTTCACACGCGCGGTCCGGAGGTAG
- a CDS encoding MtnX-like HAD-IB family phosphatase: MRVFSDFDGTISIQDVTDVVLSRFAEPEWEDIEQQWKAGLIGSAECMRRQIALIKANRRELDETLDTVAIDPGFLTFRDYCRVNGLPLTVVSDGVDYFIRHVLRRNGITDLPVVANLLRYGTADCLETYTLAPAPNSTGCLSGSGVCKCRIVSGTEPQVYIGDGQSDFCVAGRADLVFAKSKLADYCRDNSIPFIAFDDFTDLLSKMNAVIPGIARQNRTMPQSKIA, encoded by the coding sequence ATGCGGGTATTTTCTGATTTCGATGGCACGATTTCCATTCAGGACGTGACGGATGTCGTGCTGTCCCGTTTTGCCGAACCTGAATGGGAAGACATCGAGCAGCAGTGGAAAGCCGGCCTGATCGGATCGGCGGAATGCATGCGCCGCCAGATCGCCCTCATCAAGGCAAACCGCCGTGAGCTCGATGAAACTCTCGACACCGTGGCCATCGATCCGGGCTTCCTGACCTTTCGTGATTACTGCCGCGTCAACGGCCTGCCCCTGACCGTCGTCAGCGACGGCGTCGACTATTTTATCCGTCATGTTCTGAGGCGAAACGGCATTACCGACCTGCCTGTCGTCGCCAATCTTCTTCGCTACGGCACCGCCGATTGCCTTGAGACCTATACCCTGGCACCAGCCCCCAACTCGACCGGATGTCTGTCCGGCTCGGGCGTCTGCAAATGCCGGATCGTTTCCGGCACGGAGCCGCAGGTTTATATCGGTGACGGGCAGAGCGATTTCTGCGTCGCCGGCAGGGCCGACCTCGTTTTCGCCAAGAGCAAGCTCGCCGACTATTGCCGCGACAACAGCATCCCCTTCATCGCCTTTGATGACTTCACCGACCTGCTTTCCAAGATGAACGCCGTCATTCCCGGTATCGCCCGTCAAAACCGAACGATGCCGCAATCGAAAATCGCCTGA